A region from the Pristiophorus japonicus isolate sPriJap1 chromosome 14, sPriJap1.hap1, whole genome shotgun sequence genome encodes:
- the ncdn gene encoding neurochondrin, with protein sequence MASNSENPSATEDGARNKTLERCLEVLQDAKNDSEQFAALLLVTKVVKAGEVDAGTRRRIFDAIGFSFPNRLLITKESPHGCPSQIFRALGMTLLACFSTNPELVTHPQILNKIPIFNEIISSVMDSGADSTTFTSMIDDSYQCLHAVSAYPQGQNHLVAQGTVSALCQAYLNQCHGHEQALCLLVSLLNAMESKCWKTCKPDLLKVLSMLSEQFATEEDNRKFELCNVLQHFLPSVPILTEDPSVTGCLKNFHTGLFNILNSKLSTSQRDPALKLAGLLLTVYGSDWILAENVETRSKFLALIVNLACVEVRICLEDPGLGATYSKPDVITACYSIIEFGMMVCVLGDKVCLTGAASSQLVQIMVEAFGAIIGYFKQVTEEQLWDPFVFASVRILSAWMAEETSTLKQEICDILPFLIRYAQMLFECPIKSDDLDNQVKELSLADRSEATTWSKDALRFLLPGFCHLSAEDIPRRILISHGFHVLLLRYFTQQWEVFSSSQNALLLPDDAEMSLRTACGIFLNLVVTEPALIRQEECFSSLLSLLMESLQSLLCSRRHLILAANFTTLGLMMSRALAGTPVLQGTAVSRGFFRGTIHFLSKAHTTQMEEVDDRTQIVVTERYQEAWDQISELWFLGMQAFGSCVPLLPWLPQSVIESEWLSDIFDLLNQASPVTVEFDLIAAFQCVLAELAKNSKPCKDIMLLNNGEEKANLYGMAALEQCLCQN encoded by the exons ATGGCATCAAATTCAGAGAATCCATCCGCGACTGAAGATGGGGCAAGAAACAAGACACTGGAACGATGTCTTGAGGTTCTACAAGATGCAAAAAATGATAGCGAGCAGTTTGCAGCTCTTTTACTG GTGACCAAGGTGGTGAAGGCTGGTGAAGTTGATGCTGGAACTCGTCGACGGATATTTGATGCTATTGGATTTTCTTTCCCGAACCGACTTCTTATTACCAAAGAGTCACCACATGGGTGTCCCAGTCAGATTTTCCGAGCTCTCGGCATGACTCTGCTTGCATGTTTTTCCACGAATCCAGAATTGGTTACTCACCCTCAAATCCTCAACAAAATACCCATTTTCAATGAAATTATTAGTTCAGTAATGGACTCCGGGGCAGATAGTACCACCTTCACATCAATGATCGACGACTCTTACCAATGTCTCCATGCAGTTTCTGCCTATCCTCAGGGTCAGAACCATCTAGTAGCTCAAGGTACAGTGTCTGCATTATGTCAGGCTTATCTAAACCAATGTCATGGCCATGAGCAGGCATTGTGTCTTCTCGTCAGTCTCCTGAACGCAATGGAAAGCAAATGTTGGAAAACTTGTAAGCCAGATCTCTTGAAGGTACTCAGCATGCTCAGTGAACAGTTTGCTACAGAGGAAGATAACCGGAAATTTGAGCTGTGCAACGTGTTGCAGCATTTTCTGCCCTCTGTACCAATCCTAACCGAGGACCCATCTGTCACTgggtgcctgaagaactttcatacTGGTCTCTTCAACATACTCAACAGTAAACTGAGTACCTCGCAACgggacccagcactgaaacttgctggCCTGTTGTTGACTGTCTATGGCTCAGACTGGATCCTGGCAGAAAACGTTGAAACAAGAAGTAAATTCCTGGCGTTGATTGTGAATCTGGCCTGTGTGGAAGTTCGGATTTGCCTGGAGGACCCGGGTCTGGGTGCAACTTACTCTAAACCAGATGTCATCACGGCATGTTACAGTATCAtcgagtttgggatgatggtttgtGTGCTTGGCGATAAAGtctgtctaacaggagctgcaagtAGTCAGTTAGTGCAGATAATGGTAGAGGCCTTTGGAGCAATCATTGGCTATTTTAAGCAG GTAACAGAAGAACAGCTGTGGGACCCATTTGTATTTGCCTCAGTCCGGATCCTGAGTGCATGGATGGCTGAGGAGACTTCTACACTCAAACAGGAAATCTGTGACATACTGCCTTTTCTGATTCGTTACGCTCAGATGCTGTTTGAATGTCCAATAAAATCAGATGACCTAGACAATCAAGTGAAAGAACTCTCCCTGGCTGACCGCTCCGAGGCAACAACCTGGTCTAAAGACGCCTTGAG GTTTTTATTACCTGGATTTTGCCACCTTTCAGCTGAGGATATCCCTCGGAGAATCTTAATTTCACACGGGTTTCATGTTTTGCTCCTCCGTTATTTCACGCAGCAGTGGGAAGTCTTCAGTTCTTCCCAAAATGCACTGCTTTTGCCAGATGATGCAGAGATGAGTCTTCGAACAGCCTGCGGAATTTTTCTAAACCTTGTGGTAACTGAGCCTGCACTGATCAG gcaggaagaatgtttctcatCTTTACTTAGTTTGTTAATGGAATCCCTGCAGTCATTGCTTTGCAGCCGGCGTCACCTGATTCTTGCTGCTAACTTCACCACGTTGGGGCTGATGATGAGTCGCGCACTGGCTGGCACTCCAG tgctacAGGGAACTGCAGTATCCAGGGGCTTTTTCCGAGGGACAATTCACTTTCTGTCAAAAGCACATACAACTCAGATGGAGGAGGTTGATGACCGAACACAGATTGTGGTGACCGAGAGATACCAGGAAGCTTGGGATCAAATCTCGGAGCTTTGGTTTTTGGGAATGCAGGCTTTTGGTAGTTGTGTACCTTTGTTGCCATGGCTACCACAAAGTGTAATTGAATCCGAATGGTTGagtgacatttttgatttgctaaatcAGGCTTCACCTGTGACTGTGGAGTTTGACCTTATTGCTGCCTTCCAATGTGTTTTAGCTGAACTGGCAAAGAACAGTAAACCATGTAAAGACATTATGTTGCTGAATAATGGTGAGGAGAAAGCAAACCTGTATGGAATGGCAGCTTTGGAGCAATGTCTTTGTCAAAATTAG